A part of Acidobacteriota bacterium genomic DNA contains:
- a CDS encoding class I SAM-dependent methyltransferase, with translation MRMILDTDTQTLTEDDGGGSRQFDLYTREAFECLSRHWVRLGWNQKYQYTFSWMGRPVIQLPEDMIRAQEAIYSVRPDVIVETGVAHGGSLVFYASLCKAIGNGRVIGVDIEIRPHNRAAIEDHDLFPHITLLEGSSTDPRIVGQVRDQVRPGESVMVFLDSNHTRSHVRAELDAYGELVTPGSYLVATDGIMKDLHDVPRGNPSWEWDNPQDAVREFLESHPEFVPATPTWPFNESALCKNVTHWTNAWLRRL, from the coding sequence ATGAGAATGATCCTGGACACCGACACCCAAACGCTGACCGAGGATGACGGCGGGGGGTCCCGTCAATTCGATCTCTACACCCGGGAGGCGTTCGAGTGCCTCTCCCGCCACTGGGTGCGCCTGGGCTGGAACCAGAAGTACCAGTACACCTTCTCCTGGATGGGGCGACCGGTCATTCAGCTACCCGAGGACATGATCCGCGCCCAGGAGGCGATCTACAGCGTTCGGCCGGACGTCATCGTAGAGACCGGCGTAGCGCACGGCGGCTCCCTGGTTTTCTACGCCAGCCTCTGCAAGGCCATCGGCAACGGGCGGGTGATCGGTGTGGACATCGAGATCCGCCCGCACAACCGGGCCGCCATCGAAGATCACGACCTGTTCCCTCACATCACGCTCCTGGAGGGGAGTTCCACGGATCCCCGGATCGTCGGGCAGGTCAGGGACCAGGTCCGGCCGGGAGAATCCGTCATGGTCTTCCTGGATTCGAATCACACCCGGAGCCATGTCCGAGCGGAACTGGACGCCTACGGTGAGCTTGTCACCCCGGGGTCCTACCTGGTCGCCACCGACGGGATCATGAAGGACCTCCACGACGTGCCCCGGGGCAACCCCTCCTGGGAGTGGGACAATCCCCAGGACGCCGTCCGTGAATTCCTCGAAAGCCACCCAGAGTTCGTCCCGGCAACCCCGACGTGGCCTTTCAACGAAAGTGCTCTGTGTAAAAACGTGACGCATTGGACCAACGCCTGGCTGAGACGGTTGTGA
- a CDS encoding methyltransferase domain-containing protein, with protein sequence MKTAPPCPVCGSERTRSFLRRTSVPVHQNLVCPTRQDALQVARGDLSMRACHTCGFVFNAAFEESRLSYGVSYDNTQSHSAFFRQHLLERATHLVGSRDVTGCRIVEVGCGKGEFLRLLVEDPAHGNTGVGFDPSHDGPLSDCGGRMRFEHRFFDETCTGQADVVICRHVIEHVPRPVGLLSAVRRAVGGGGPTRVFLETPCVEWILRHRVFWDFFYEHCSLFSAGSLKIAFERSGFSVRSVGHVFGGQYLWIEATPAGSPEETPPDARDIPRLTRGFAVAESCLRAAWSSRIGQYADAGKVALWGAGAKGCTFACLVDPENRLIDCLVDLNRNKQGRFVPGTGHPILGEERLPDRGVRTAILMNPNYREENTAMLERIDRTIRLVE encoded by the coding sequence ATGAAGACAGCACCGCCCTGCCCGGTCTGCGGGAGTGAGAGGACCCGTTCGTTTTTACGGCGGACCTCGGTGCCGGTGCACCAGAACCTGGTGTGCCCGACCCGGCAGGACGCGCTCCAGGTCGCCCGGGGAGACCTCTCGATGAGGGCGTGTCACACCTGCGGTTTTGTCTTCAACGCCGCTTTCGAGGAAAGTCGCTTGTCCTATGGCGTGAGCTACGACAACACCCAGTCCCACTCCGCGTTTTTCAGGCAGCACCTGCTCGAACGGGCGACACACCTGGTCGGCTCACGCGATGTGACCGGCTGCCGCATCGTGGAGGTCGGGTGCGGCAAGGGGGAGTTCCTGCGGCTGCTGGTCGAGGACCCGGCTCACGGGAACACGGGGGTCGGATTCGACCCCAGCCACGACGGGCCCTTGTCCGACTGCGGAGGGCGCATGCGCTTCGAGCACCGCTTCTTCGACGAGACCTGCACCGGGCAGGCGGACGTCGTCATCTGCCGACACGTGATCGAACATGTTCCCCGGCCGGTGGGCCTTCTGTCGGCGGTCCGGCGGGCGGTCGGGGGCGGGGGCCCGACCAGGGTCTTCCTGGAGACGCCTTGCGTGGAGTGGATCCTGCGCCACCGGGTTTTCTGGGATTTCTTTTACGAGCATTGCTCCCTGTTCTCCGCCGGCTCGCTGAAGATAGCCTTCGAGCGTTCCGGGTTTTCCGTCCGCAGTGTCGGGCACGTCTTCGGCGGGCAATACCTGTGGATCGAGGCCACCCCCGCGGGCTCCCCGGAAGAGACCCCCCCGGATGCCCGGGACATCCCCCGACTGACCCGCGGATTCGCCGTCGCGGAAAGCTGTCTTCGAGCCGCGTGGTCATCGCGGATCGGGCAGTACGCGGACGCGGGGAAGGTCGCACTCTGGGGCGCGGGAGCGAAGGGATGCACCTTTGCCTGCCTGGTCGACCCGGAGAATCGGCTCATCGATTGCCTGGTCGATCTCAACCGCAACAAGCAGGGGAGATTCGTGCCGGGAACCGGGCACCCGATCCTCGGGGAGGAGCGGCTGCCCGATCGGGGCGTGCGGACCGCCATCCTGATGAACCCCAACTATCGCGAGGAGAACACGGCGATGCTCGAACGCATCGACCGGACAATCCGACTGGTGGAATGA
- a CDS encoding NAD(P)-dependent oxidoreductase: protein MNGNSARKVLVTGAGGFIGRHCLPKLAADGFTVFATDIRSAGGPSPKWSWQAADLMDFRQTRDLLASTRPTHLLHLAWCTRPNDYRDTPDNLRWVSASLNLIHEFRAGGGERAVLAGTCAEYDWSNGFCVEGFTPLSSASLYGISKDALRRVLEAFSRVSGLSSAWGRVFFLYGPGEDPDRLIPSVILNLLRDKAAPCSHGGQVRDFLYVEDVASAFVSLLGSPVEGPVNISSGCGVALRELVLAAAAALGRCENVRFGALQAPPGEPSRIIGENRRLVEEVGWRPAFDLTTGIARTVRYWKEKVHP, encoded by the coding sequence ATGAACGGAAACAGCGCCCGGAAAGTCCTGGTGACGGGAGCGGGCGGGTTCATCGGCAGGCATTGTCTCCCGAAACTGGCGGCGGACGGTTTCACCGTTTTCGCCACCGACATCCGGTCAGCCGGCGGCCCCTCCCCGAAGTGGTCGTGGCAAGCGGCCGACCTGATGGATTTTCGGCAGACCCGGGACCTGCTGGCGTCAACCAGGCCCACTCACCTGTTGCACCTGGCATGGTGCACCCGGCCGAACGACTACCGGGACACGCCGGACAACCTCCGGTGGGTCTCGGCCAGCCTGAACCTGATCCACGAGTTTCGGGCGGGCGGCGGAGAGCGTGCCGTGTTGGCCGGGACCTGCGCGGAATACGACTGGTCGAACGGTTTTTGCGTGGAAGGGTTCACTCCCCTGTCTTCCGCCTCACTCTACGGCATCAGCAAGGACGCTCTCCGGCGGGTTCTGGAAGCGTTCTCCCGGGTTTCCGGGCTCAGCAGCGCATGGGGGAGGGTGTTCTTTCTGTACGGGCCCGGCGAGGACCCCGACCGCCTGATCCCCTCCGTGATCCTGAACCTGCTGCGGGACAAGGCGGCCCCCTGCTCCCACGGCGGCCAGGTTCGCGATTTCCTTTACGTGGAGGACGTCGCCTCGGCGTTTGTCTCCCTGTTGGGGAGCCCGGTCGAAGGCCCGGTGAACATCTCGTCCGGCTGCGGGGTGGCGCTGCGGGAACTGGTCCTGGCCGCTGCCGCTGCCCTGGGCAGGTGCGAAAACGTGAGGTTCGGCGCCTTGCAGGCCCCGCCGGGGGAGCCATCCCGGATCATCGGGGAAAACCGCCGCCTGGTCGAGGAGGTGGGTTGGAGACCGGCCTTCGACCTGACGACCGGAATCGCTCGGACCGTGCGGTACTGGAAGGAGAAGGTTCACCCATGA
- a CDS encoding methyltransferase domain-containing protein, with translation MKCRFCGEPLAHVFIDLLHAPPSNAFLTREQLDEPETYYPLKLYVCHACFLVQIEEYKKAGEIFDAGYVYHSSFSSTWLDHARRYALMMIGRFGYGPNSRVVEIASNDGYLLQYFKEKCIPVLGIEPSAGTAAEAEKKGIETRIDFFGRRLALELARQGWQADLLIGNNVLAHVPDLNDFVAGLKIALKPDGVITLEFPHLMQLIDHCQFDSIYHEHFSYLSFLTVRDVFRRHGLALFDVEEIPTHGGSLRIFAHHAEDRARETSAHVQALEEKERSRGMRDPAFYLGFQQNAERVRYQLLRFLLRQKAGAKKVAAYGAAAKGNTLFNFCGVRTDLVAFVVDASPFKQGKFLPGSHIPVVTEAELRAYRPDYVLVLPWNLRDEIMAQLDYIRAWGGRFVIPIPQVEVLA, from the coding sequence GTGAAGTGCCGATTCTGCGGGGAACCCTTGGCCCACGTGTTCATCGACCTGCTTCACGCGCCCCCGTCCAACGCCTTCCTGACCCGGGAGCAGCTCGACGAGCCGGAGACCTACTACCCTCTGAAGCTGTACGTGTGCCACGCCTGCTTCCTGGTGCAGATCGAAGAGTACAAGAAGGCCGGGGAGATCTTCGACGCGGGTTATGTCTACCACTCCTCCTTCTCGAGCACCTGGCTGGATCATGCCCGGCGTTACGCGCTCATGATGATCGGAAGGTTCGGATACGGGCCCAACAGCCGGGTCGTGGAGATCGCCTCCAACGACGGCTACCTGTTGCAGTATTTCAAGGAGAAATGCATACCTGTCCTGGGCATCGAACCTTCGGCGGGTACGGCGGCCGAGGCCGAGAAGAAGGGCATCGAGACCCGGATCGACTTCTTCGGTCGAAGGCTGGCCCTCGAGTTGGCCCGACAGGGTTGGCAGGCGGACCTGCTGATCGGGAACAACGTCCTGGCCCATGTGCCCGACCTGAACGACTTTGTGGCCGGGCTCAAGATCGCCCTGAAGCCGGACGGGGTCATCACCCTGGAGTTCCCCCACCTGATGCAGTTGATCGACCATTGCCAGTTCGACTCCATCTACCACGAGCACTTCTCCTACCTGTCCTTCCTGACGGTCCGCGACGTTTTCAGGCGGCACGGCCTGGCGCTGTTCGACGTGGAGGAAATCCCGACCCACGGGGGATCCTTGAGGATCTTCGCCCACCACGCGGAGGACCGCGCCCGGGAGACGTCCGCACACGTCCAGGCGCTGGAGGAGAAGGAGCGCTCGAGAGGAATGCGAGACCCGGCGTTTTATCTGGGTTTTCAGCAGAATGCCGAGAGAGTCCGGTACCAACTCCTCCGTTTCCTCCTCCGCCAGAAGGCCGGCGCCAAGAAGGTCGCGGCCTACGGGGCAGCCGCGAAGGGCAACACCCTGTTCAACTTCTGCGGGGTCCGTACGGACCTCGTGGCTTTTGTCGTCGACGCCTCGCCCTTCAAGCAGGGGAAATTCCTCCCCGGCAGTCACATCCCCGTCGTGACGGAAGCCGAGTTGCGGGCGTACCGGCCGGACTACGTCCTGGTCCTCCCCTGGAATCTCCGGGACGAGATCATGGCCCAACTGGATTACATCCGGGCCTGGGGAGGCCGTTTCGTGATCCCCATCCCGCAGGTCGAAGTCTTGGCATGA
- the rfbC gene encoding dTDP-4-dehydrorhamnose 3,5-epimerase, whose translation MIFNATPLPGAYVVEVEPLRDARGFFARTFCLREFASVGFRGSIVQVNHSRTRRKGTIRGMHYQAPPACEAKIIRCIRGTVFDVMLDLRRGSPTFLRWHGVELSAASLRTVFIPEGFAHGFQALTAGAEMLYLHSAYYSPDHERGLRFDDPAAAIRWPLPPGPISPRDRGFPPVGRDFEGVQP comes from the coding sequence ATGATCTTCAACGCGACACCGCTTCCGGGCGCTTACGTCGTCGAGGTCGAACCCCTCCGGGACGCGAGGGGGTTTTTCGCCCGGACCTTCTGCCTGAGGGAATTCGCTTCGGTCGGCTTCCGGGGATCGATCGTGCAGGTCAACCATTCACGGACCCGGCGCAAGGGGACGATCCGGGGAATGCACTACCAGGCTCCCCCGGCGTGCGAGGCCAAGATCATCCGGTGCATCCGGGGGACGGTCTTCGACGTCATGCTCGATCTTCGTCGGGGATCGCCGACGTTCCTGCGGTGGCACGGCGTGGAACTGTCCGCGGCCAGCCTGCGCACGGTGTTTATCCCGGAAGGTTTCGCGCACGGTTTCCAGGCGCTGACCGCCGGCGCCGAGATGCTCTATCTCCACTCGGCTTATTACAGCCCCGACCACGAGCGCGGGCTGAGGTTCGACGACCCGGCGGCAGCCATCCGCTGGCCCCTGCCCCCGGGTCCGATTTCCCCCCGGGATCGCGGTTTCCCGCCGGTGGGACGGGATTTCGAGGGGGTGCAGCCGTGA
- the rfbG gene encoding CDP-glucose 4,6-dehydratase: MFEEIYRNRKVLVTGHTGFKGSWLALWLRRLGAEVVGYALPPPTEPNHFRLIAPDIDSIVGDVRDPAHLVEVFRKHQPEIVFHLAAQAIVRQSYRDPAETFAVNVMGTVHVLEAVRACGTVRAVVNVTSDKCYENREWPWGYRENDPVGGRDPYSASKGCSELLTRGWRSSFFNNDDYGKTHHTLLASARAGNVIGGGDWAADRLTPDIVRATAIKQKAQIRNPRAVRPWQHVLEPLSGYLLLGQRLLEGRKDFADAWNFGPGETGHATVETMVGLMKAAWPDIEPETPSTAGEPHEAVTLKLDCSKAREQLRWEPVWDARQAVESTVRWYRAYYASREVKSPEDLDQYQEDARSRKAVWTQS; encoded by the coding sequence ATGTTCGAAGAAATATACCGTAACCGAAAAGTGCTCGTCACGGGACACACCGGCTTCAAGGGGTCCTGGTTGGCCCTGTGGCTCCGCCGCCTGGGCGCGGAGGTTGTCGGCTACGCCCTTCCCCCGCCGACGGAGCCGAATCATTTCCGGTTGATCGCCCCGGACATCGACTCCATCGTCGGCGATGTCCGGGATCCGGCACACCTGGTCGAGGTTTTTCGGAAACACCAGCCGGAAATCGTCTTTCACCTGGCGGCCCAGGCCATCGTCCGGCAGTCGTACCGGGACCCGGCCGAAACCTTCGCCGTCAACGTCATGGGGACCGTCCACGTGCTCGAGGCCGTCCGCGCCTGCGGCACCGTCCGCGCCGTCGTCAACGTGACCAGCGACAAGTGCTACGAAAACAGGGAATGGCCCTGGGGGTACCGGGAAAATGACCCCGTGGGGGGCCGCGACCCTTACAGCGCCTCGAAGGGGTGCTCCGAACTGCTCACCCGCGGCTGGCGAAGCTCCTTCTTCAACAACGACGACTATGGCAAGACTCACCACACGCTCCTGGCCAGCGCCCGGGCGGGGAACGTCATCGGGGGCGGCGACTGGGCCGCCGATCGGCTGACCCCGGACATCGTGCGCGCAACGGCCATCAAGCAGAAAGCGCAGATCAGGAACCCGCGGGCCGTCCGCCCCTGGCAGCACGTCCTGGAACCCCTGAGCGGCTACCTCCTGTTGGGGCAGCGGTTGCTGGAGGGGCGGAAGGATTTCGCCGACGCGTGGAACTTCGGCCCGGGTGAAACCGGACACGCGACCGTGGAAACGATGGTCGGGCTCATGAAAGCGGCTTGGCCGGACATCGAGCCCGAGACCCCGTCAACCGCCGGAGAACCGCACGAGGCCGTCACCCTGAAGCTGGACTGCTCGAAAGCGCGGGAGCAGCTTCGGTGGGAACCGGTCTGGGATGCCCGTCAAGCCGTCGAGAGCACCGTCCGGTGGTACCGGGCTTATTACGCTTCCCGGGAGGTGAAGAGCCCCGAGGATCTCGACCAGTACCAGGAGGACGCTCGCTCCCGGAAAGCGGTCTGGACACAGTCATGA
- the rfbF gene encoding glucose-1-phosphate cytidylyltransferase, protein MKVVVLCGGIGTRLREETEFRPKPMVNIGSRPILWHIMKYYAQFGFREFVLALGYKGEMIKNYFCHYEVMNNDVTVELGRPENLRIEQLHGEAGWKITLADTGEKTLKGARLKKLQKYLDADTFMLTYGDGITDVDLHALLAFHHAHGKIATVTGINPTSRFGELKTDGDRVVSFCEKPQNRDGLINGGYFVFNRAIFNHLTTDESCDLETGALEQIAMEGQLMVYYHQGFWACMDTYRDMEYLNRLWDEGQARWKIW, encoded by the coding sequence AACATTGGTTCCCGCCCGATCCTTTGGCACATCATGAAGTACTACGCGCAGTTCGGTTTCCGGGAGTTCGTCCTGGCCCTCGGGTACAAGGGCGAGATGATCAAGAACTATTTCTGCCATTACGAGGTGATGAACAACGACGTCACGGTGGAACTGGGGCGCCCCGAGAACCTCCGCATCGAGCAATTGCACGGCGAGGCCGGGTGGAAGATCACCCTGGCCGACACCGGGGAAAAAACCCTGAAGGGGGCCCGGCTGAAAAAACTCCAGAAGTACCTGGATGCGGACACGTTCATGCTGACCTACGGCGACGGCATCACGGACGTGGACCTCCACGCGCTGCTGGCGTTCCACCACGCCCACGGGAAAATCGCCACCGTCACGGGGATCAACCCGACCTCCCGCTTCGGCGAACTGAAGACGGACGGCGACCGGGTGGTGTCCTTCTGCGAGAAACCCCAGAACCGGGACGGCCTGATCAACGGCGGGTACTTCGTCTTCAACCGGGCGATTTTCAACCACCTGACGACCGACGAGTCCTGCGACCTCGAAACCGGCGCCCTGGAGCAGATCGCGATGGAAGGGCAGTTGATGGTCTATTACCACCAGGGCTTCTGGGCCTGCATGGACACGTACCGAGACATGGAGTATCTCAATCGGCTCTGGGACGAGGGCCAGGCCCGGTGGAAAATCTGGTAA